The following proteins are encoded in a genomic region of Thioclava nitratireducens:
- a CDS encoding xanthine dehydrogenase family protein molybdopterin-binding subunit has product MTGDFTEIGRALPRKEDRRLVSGRGRYLDDLAFPGALHVSFVRSPHAHARILGIDSAEASEMPGVVGVFTGRDLDQMTTRLRLAPPIEGLQPTEMTTLPIDKVRFHGDPVVCVVATDRYLAEDAAECVTVDYEQLPAVTSIAEALAPDAALVDDSLSSNLVSHQSLNVGDPAARRAEAHRVVEARFALHRHTHVPLETRGCVADWDEGRAHLNMHIGNQVPHPLRSQLAARLGLSESQVTVISPDVGGAFGQKIALYREELTVAALSRHLRRPVRWREDRMENLMAAAHAREYECRTRASVSETGRILGLELEIDEDFGGYCFYPANYMARVIALIMTGPYRIQDYAYEVRVALTNKCGAGPMRAPMAITSWVMEGTIDAIARELELDPVELRRINALGPEDLPYKMPTGEILEDVSPRETLEIAVEAIDVAAFRERQEKALAEGRFLGLGLCTVIESTTYGSEFYKAAGIPGSGHESAWVRIEPSGAVNASVGLMGTGQGYESPLSQAVAEGLGVRSEDVTVHMGNTDIAPYGMGSRGGRGATAGGGTLYLCALKARERVLAIAASMLDLNDAGGLRMRAGQIERMIGDDWQETGLALPDVARRAYLDPLALPEGIAPGLDFSHSYDPPAMTYSNSTHACEVEVDPQTGAISIDRYLVAEDAGTVLNPIVVRGQQQGAIAMGLSGALLEQVVYDGTGQNLSATLADYLVASPNELPEFEILHHHTPNRRTPAGIKGMAEGGVMGAIGVIANAVSDALAPRGVTIERLPLTPQSIRALLRETAPSSTKRTQP; this is encoded by the coding sequence CCGCGTAAGGAGGATCGGCGCCTCGTCTCCGGTCGCGGGCGCTATCTCGACGATCTCGCCTTTCCCGGCGCGCTGCATGTGAGCTTCGTGCGCTCGCCCCACGCTCATGCGCGCATTCTGGGGATCGACAGCGCAGAAGCCTCCGAGATGCCCGGGGTCGTAGGTGTCTTCACCGGGCGCGATCTCGATCAGATGACGACCCGGCTGCGTCTCGCGCCGCCGATCGAAGGGTTGCAGCCAACCGAAATGACGACGCTGCCGATCGACAAGGTCCGTTTCCACGGCGATCCGGTGGTCTGCGTGGTCGCGACGGATCGCTACCTCGCCGAGGATGCGGCCGAGTGCGTTACTGTCGACTATGAACAGCTTCCGGCCGTAACCTCGATCGCGGAAGCCCTCGCGCCCGACGCGGCGCTGGTCGATGACAGCCTTTCGAGCAATCTGGTCTCGCATCAAAGCCTGAATGTCGGCGATCCCGCCGCGCGCCGGGCCGAGGCGCATCGCGTGGTCGAGGCCCGTTTCGCGCTTCATCGCCATACCCATGTTCCGCTGGAGACGCGCGGCTGCGTCGCCGATTGGGATGAAGGGCGCGCGCATCTGAACATGCATATCGGCAATCAGGTTCCGCACCCGTTGCGCAGCCAGCTTGCTGCGCGGCTGGGCCTGTCGGAAAGCCAGGTCACGGTCATTAGCCCCGATGTGGGCGGCGCGTTCGGTCAGAAGATCGCGCTCTATCGCGAGGAACTCACGGTCGCGGCTCTGTCTCGTCACCTGCGACGCCCGGTTCGGTGGCGCGAGGACCGGATGGAGAACCTGATGGCCGCCGCGCATGCGCGGGAATACGAGTGCCGCACCCGCGCTTCGGTCAGCGAAACCGGACGGATCCTCGGGCTCGAGCTCGAGATCGACGAGGATTTCGGCGGCTACTGCTTCTACCCGGCCAATTACATGGCCCGAGTCATCGCGCTTATCATGACCGGGCCTTACCGGATTCAGGACTACGCCTATGAGGTCCGCGTCGCACTGACGAACAAATGCGGTGCTGGCCCGATGCGCGCGCCCATGGCCATCACGAGCTGGGTGATGGAAGGCACGATCGACGCCATCGCCCGCGAACTCGAACTCGACCCGGTCGAGCTGCGCCGCATCAACGCGCTCGGCCCGGAGGATTTGCCCTACAAGATGCCCACGGGCGAAATCCTCGAGGATGTCAGCCCGCGGGAAACGCTCGAGATCGCCGTGGAAGCGATCGATGTCGCCGCGTTCCGCGAGCGGCAAGAGAAGGCGCTCGCCGAGGGGCGGTTTCTCGGGCTCGGGCTTTGCACGGTAATCGAAAGCACAACTTACGGATCGGAATTCTACAAAGCCGCCGGCATCCCCGGATCGGGGCATGAATCGGCCTGGGTGCGGATCGAGCCGAGCGGGGCGGTCAATGCCTCCGTCGGGCTGATGGGCACGGGGCAGGGTTACGAGAGCCCGCTTTCGCAGGCGGTTGCCGAAGGGCTCGGCGTGCGCTCGGAAGATGTCACGGTCCATATGGGCAATACCGATATCGCGCCCTATGGCATGGGCAGCCGCGGTGGACGCGGCGCGACGGCCGGGGGCGGAACGCTCTATCTCTGTGCTCTCAAGGCGCGCGAGCGGGTGCTCGCGATTGCGGCTTCGATGCTCGATCTCAACGATGCTGGCGGGCTGCGCATGCGGGCGGGCCAGATCGAACGGATGATTGGCGACGACTGGCAGGAGACGGGGCTTGCGTTGCCGGATGTCGCGCGACGCGCCTATCTCGACCCGCTGGCGCTGCCCGAGGGGATCGCGCCGGGGCTCGACTTCTCGCACAGCTACGACCCGCCCGCGATGACCTATTCCAATTCGACCCATGCCTGCGAGGTCGAGGTCGATCCGCAGACCGGGGCGATTTCGATCGACCGCTATCTCGTCGCGGAGGACGCCGGCACCGTCCTCAACCCGATCGTCGTGCGCGGCCAGCAGCAAGGGGCGATCGCGATGGGGCTGAGCGGCGCGCTGCTGGAACAGGTCGTTTATGACGGCACGGGGCAGAACCTTTCCGCGACGCTCGCCGATTACCTCGTGGCCTCCCCGAACGAACTGCCGGAGTTCGAAATCCTGCATCACCATACGCCGAACCGCCGCACGCCCGCCGGGATCAAGGGCATGGCCGAAGGCGGCGTGATGGGTGCGATCGGCGTGATCGCCAATGCCGTGAGCGACGCGCTCGCGCCGCGCGGCGTGACGATCGAGCGTCTTCCGCTGACCCCCCAATCCATTCGCGCGCTCCTGCGGGAGACCGCGCCCAGCTCAACGAAAAGGACCCAGCCGTGA
- a CDS encoding NAD(P)-dependent oxidoreductase — translation MTEEKLSVGFIGLGIMGQHMAGHILAAGHPLNIYNRTRAKGDALVAKGATWCDSPGAVAEASDITITIVGYPADVEQVYLGEGGIIAKARPGSVLIDMTTSSPALAAKIAQAALARNISALDAPVSGGDVGAKAGKLAIMLGGDQRAFERVLPVLELMGGNIALMGKAGAGQHTKMANQIAIASTMLAVAESISYARAAGLEPMQVLKVIGTGAASSFLLNGLGPKMVDEDFAPGFFVHHFVKDMSIALSEAERLGLDLPGLSLAHSLYGKLVDDGFGEEGTQALYRAYNAIHAEAG, via the coding sequence GTGACAGAAGAGAAACTCAGCGTCGGCTTCATCGGACTCGGAATCATGGGCCAGCACATGGCGGGGCATATCCTCGCCGCGGGGCATCCGCTCAACATCTACAACCGCACCCGCGCCAAGGGCGATGCCCTCGTCGCGAAGGGGGCGACATGGTGTGACAGTCCCGGCGCCGTGGCCGAGGCCAGCGACATCACGATCACCATCGTGGGCTACCCCGCCGATGTCGAACAGGTCTACCTCGGTGAGGGTGGGATCATCGCCAAGGCGCGCCCGGGCTCGGTGCTGATCGATATGACCACCTCGAGCCCGGCTCTGGCCGCGAAGATCGCGCAGGCGGCTCTTGCACGCAATATCTCCGCGCTCGATGCACCGGTGTCCGGCGGCGATGTCGGCGCGAAAGCGGGCAAGCTCGCGATCATGCTGGGCGGCGACCAGCGGGCGTTCGAGCGGGTTCTGCCGGTGCTGGAGTTGATGGGCGGAAATATCGCGCTGATGGGTAAGGCGGGGGCTGGGCAGCACACCAAGATGGCCAACCAGATCGCTATCGCCTCGACCATGCTCGCGGTCGCGGAAAGCATCAGCTATGCGCGCGCCGCCGGTCTGGAACCGATGCAGGTTCTCAAGGTCATCGGAACCGGGGCCGCGTCGAGCTTCCTGCTCAACGGGCTCGGACCGAAAATGGTCGATGAGGATTTCGCGCCCGGCTTCTTCGTCCATCATTTCGTCAAGGACATGTCGATCGCGCTGAGCGAGGCCGAAAGACTGGGTCTCGATCTGCCGGGCCTGTCTCTGGCGCACAGCCTGTATGGCAAACTGGTGGATGACGGTTTCGGCGAAGAGGGCACGCAGGCGCTCTACCGCGCCTATAACGCGATCCATGCGGAGGCCGGGTGA
- a CDS encoding SRPBCC family protein, protein MRFEGDHLIPADPETVWRGLNDPEVLRRAIPGCEAMEQTGESEFTATVVARVGPVSASFRGKVELSDLVPPVSYRITGRGQGGPAGFAKGGAEIKLAPEGEGTRLSYVADVEVGGKLAAVGGRLIQGVARKNAEDFFNAFSRVVTGEAEDISSDSAGAAPTGAVATAAVGHIPLIDRAAWLLVGLGLGFGICWLFG, encoded by the coding sequence ATGCGGTTCGAAGGCGATCACCTGATCCCGGCCGATCCCGAAACCGTCTGGCGTGGGCTCAACGATCCCGAGGTGCTGCGCCGCGCGATCCCGGGCTGCGAGGCGATGGAGCAGACGGGTGAGTCCGAATTCACCGCTACGGTCGTGGCGCGGGTCGGCCCGGTCTCGGCCAGTTTTCGCGGCAAGGTGGAGCTGAGCGATCTTGTCCCGCCCGTCTCCTACCGGATCACCGGGCGCGGGCAGGGTGGCCCTGCGGGCTTCGCCAAGGGCGGCGCGGAAATCAAGCTCGCGCCCGAAGGCGAGGGCACGCGCTTGTCCTATGTCGCCGATGTCGAGGTTGGCGGCAAACTGGCCGCGGTCGGCGGGCGATTGATCCAGGGCGTCGCGCGCAAGAATGCCGAGGATTTCTTCAATGCCTTCTCGCGGGTCGTGACCGGCGAGGCGGAGGATATAAGTTCGGATAGCGCAGGCGCCGCCCCGACGGGTGCGGTGGCTACTGCGGCGGTGGGGCATATTCCGCTGATCGACCGCGCGGCATGGCTTCTGGTCGGTCTTGGCCTCGGGTTTGGAATCTGCTGGCTCTTTGGTTGA
- a CDS encoding M20 aminoacylase family protein: protein MNITPAIKAMEDQLVEWRHALHRRPELAFEEHETAAFIAAELRRFGLEVHEGLAGTGVIGVLRNGEGPTVGLRADIDALPISELTGADYASEIPGKMHACGHDGHTTMLLGAAQAMAADPPGPGTVVFIFQPAEENEGGARVMIEDGLLDQFPLDSTFALHNWPGLEAGKIAMRAGPVMAAFDTFELKVMGKGSHGAMPHEGIDPITLAAQLQLAWQTIVSRAVDPTDATVISVTQIHAGHTLNVIPDEVILRGTVRTLRPATRDFVQVEMTRRAEMIAEAFHAKAELTYQRRYPATINDAGAAETARRAAEAIVGRDAVQVDYAPSMASEDFAFLLDKVPGAYGWIGNGSAEGGRNLHSPHYDFNDAILPLGVQFFVEVAHRALAGSND, encoded by the coding sequence ATGAACATCACCCCGGCGATCAAGGCGATGGAAGACCAGTTGGTCGAATGGCGGCACGCGCTGCATCGCCGCCCAGAACTGGCCTTCGAAGAACACGAGACCGCTGCCTTCATCGCAGCTGAGTTGCGCAGGTTCGGGCTCGAGGTCCACGAGGGGCTCGCCGGGACCGGAGTGATCGGCGTTCTGCGTAATGGCGAAGGGCCGACGGTCGGCCTGCGCGCCGATATCGATGCGCTGCCGATCTCCGAACTGACCGGGGCGGACTATGCCTCCGAGATCCCCGGCAAGATGCATGCCTGTGGCCATGACGGTCACACCACGATGCTGCTCGGGGCGGCGCAGGCGATGGCGGCCGATCCGCCGGGTCCGGGCACGGTGGTGTTCATCTTCCAGCCCGCCGAGGAAAACGAAGGCGGCGCGCGGGTGATGATCGAGGATGGGTTGCTCGACCAGTTCCCGCTCGACAGCACCTTTGCGCTGCATAACTGGCCGGGGCTGGAGGCAGGCAAGATCGCGATGCGCGCTGGCCCAGTGATGGCCGCGTTCGACACGTTCGAACTGAAGGTGATGGGCAAGGGGTCGCATGGCGCGATGCCGCATGAGGGGATCGACCCGATCACGCTGGCCGCGCAGTTGCAGTTGGCGTGGCAGACGATTGTGAGCCGCGCGGTGGATCCGACCGACGCGACGGTGATTTCCGTGACGCAAATCCATGCGGGCCACACGCTCAATGTGATCCCCGACGAAGTGATCTTGCGCGGCACCGTGCGCACCCTGCGCCCCGCGACGCGTGACTTTGTGCAGGTCGAGATGACGCGCCGCGCCGAGATGATCGCCGAGGCGTTTCACGCCAAGGCCGAGTTGACCTATCAGCGTCGCTACCCGGCCACGATCAACGACGCGGGGGCCGCCGAAACGGCGCGCCGCGCGGCCGAGGCCATCGTGGGCCGCGATGCGGTGCAGGTCGATTACGCACCCAGCATGGCGAGCGAGGATTTCGCGTTCCTTCTGGATAAGGTGCCCGGCGCCTATGGCTGGATCGGCAACGGATCGGCAGAGGGCGGGCGCAATCTGCACAGCCCGCATTACGATTTCAACGATGCGATCCTTCCGCTCGGCGTGCAGTTCTTCGTCGAGGTCGCGCATCGCGCGCTGGCCGGGTCGAACGATTGA
- a CDS encoding XdhC family protein, with translation MTHPAAQDPWFELARSDKPGAIAVISGIEGPAYRNLGTAMAILPDGRRFGALSSGCIEEDVVDHALAALADGKVRKLRYGAGSPFFDLKLPCGGALEVTVIPAPDRALLTELADRRTRREETALGLSASGGLRFTPEDEAPAETIDLRIAFLPEPRFVIFGAGAEAVFFADLVRATGAPHLLLTPEDDTFANAEGAGCTVRKLDRSAIPPDVVIDAHTAVILLFHDHDWELDMLQEALATPAFYIGAQGSMRTQNRRQKGLQARGVEAASRARVRGPIGVIQSARDPRLLAVSVLAEVFAEVQRGL, from the coding sequence GTGACCCATCCCGCCGCGCAAGATCCCTGGTTCGAACTGGCAAGGTCTGACAAACCCGGTGCGATCGCGGTTATCTCCGGCATCGAAGGCCCGGCCTATCGCAATCTCGGCACCGCGATGGCGATCTTGCCGGACGGTCGGCGCTTCGGGGCGCTCAGCTCCGGCTGTATCGAAGAAGATGTGGTCGATCATGCGCTCGCGGCGCTGGCCGACGGGAAGGTGCGCAAGCTGCGCTATGGCGCGGGCTCGCCCTTTTTCGATCTGAAACTGCCCTGCGGCGGCGCGCTCGAGGTCACGGTGATCCCCGCGCCGGACCGCGCCTTGTTGACCGAGTTGGCAGACCGGCGCACGCGGCGCGAGGAGACGGCCTTAGGGTTGAGCGCGTCGGGTGGCTTGCGTTTCACGCCCGAGGACGAGGCTCCCGCCGAGACGATTGATCTGCGTATCGCTTTCCTCCCGGAGCCTCGCTTCGTGATTTTTGGGGCTGGCGCCGAGGCGGTCTTCTTCGCCGATCTGGTGCGCGCCACCGGCGCGCCGCATCTTCTTTTGACGCCCGAAGACGACACGTTTGCCAATGCTGAAGGCGCGGGTTGCACGGTGCGAAAATTGGACCGAAGCGCGATCCCTCCAGATGTTGTCATCGACGCCCATACCGCCGTGATCCTTCTGTTTCACGATCACGATTGGGAACTGGATATGCTTCAAGAGGCGCTCGCAACTCCCGCGTTCTATATCGGAGCGCAGGGAAGCATGCGCACGCAAAATCGCCGACAGAAAGGCTTGCAGGCCCGTGGTGTCGAGGCGGCGTCCCGCGCGCGGGTTCGCGGGCCGATCGGGGTGATCCAATCCGCGCGCGACCCAAGGCTGCTGGCCGTTTCTGTGCTGGCCGAAGTGTTTGCAGAAGTGCAGCGCGGCCTATGA
- a CDS encoding DedA family protein, with protein MAAIAGFITHAISSMGYAGIAALMAIESACIPLPSEVIMPFSGYLASTGQFSLLLVATVGAIGCNIGSTIAYLAGAYGGRKAVERWGRYILLSPSDLDRADRWFSRFGSAAVFISRLLPLVRTFISLPAGIARMPFWKFQIYTFMGSWPWCLVLAYVGLKLGEEWDKSPALRNTMHALNGVVLVAILVGLGFYVRRFLKSRKA; from the coding sequence ATGGCAGCCATCGCGGGCTTTATAACCCATGCAATCAGCTCCATGGGCTATGCCGGGATTGCTGCTTTGATGGCGATTGAATCCGCCTGCATCCCACTCCCATCTGAAGTGATCATGCCCTTCTCGGGCTATCTCGCGTCCACTGGTCAGTTCTCGCTGCTACTTGTCGCCACCGTCGGTGCGATCGGCTGCAATATCGGCTCGACGATCGCCTATCTCGCCGGTGCCTATGGCGGTCGCAAGGCCGTGGAACGCTGGGGGCGATACATCTTGCTCAGCCCCTCGGATCTGGACCGGGCCGATCGATGGTTCTCCCGTTTCGGCAGCGCCGCCGTCTTTATCTCGAGGCTCTTGCCGCTGGTGCGAACCTTCATCTCCCTCCCGGCCGGCATCGCACGGATGCCGTTCTGGAAGTTCCAGATCTACACCTTCATGGGCTCGTGGCCCTGGTGCCTCGTCCTTGCCTATGTCGGCCTCAAGCTCGGCGAAGAGTGGGACAAAAGCCCGGCCCTGCGCAACACGATGCACGCCCTCAACGGTGTGGTGCTGGTTGCGATCCTGGTAGGCCTCGGCTTCTACGTCCGGCGCTTCTTGAAAAGTCGGAAGGCCTAA
- a CDS encoding universal stress protein: protein MVKKILIATDGSDASNRAVELGADIAARFRVPAVLLHVLLRDHLSEGLRHMAEVEYEPAEGGRNLVEAVSALPHARFPLADLMPRSAQTEDELLRAVAKRILDIAERTLHDHGAERVECLTADGDAARRIVEAAEDTDADMIVMGARGLSDLKALIVGSVSQKVQHLSPVTVVSVR from the coding sequence ATGGTCAAGAAAATTCTCATCGCAACCGACGGTTCGGACGCGTCAAATCGCGCGGTGGAGCTCGGAGCAGATATTGCCGCACGCTTCAGGGTGCCGGCCGTGCTGCTCCATGTTCTTTTGCGCGATCATCTCTCGGAAGGGCTGCGGCACATGGCCGAGGTGGAATACGAACCCGCGGAGGGTGGTCGGAACCTTGTCGAAGCGGTTTCGGCGCTGCCCCATGCCCGTTTCCCCCTCGCGGATCTCATGCCGAGGAGCGCCCAGACCGAGGACGAGTTGCTGCGCGCCGTGGCAAAGCGCATCCTCGACATCGCCGAACGCACGCTGCATGATCATGGCGCGGAGCGCGTGGAATGTCTGACCGCGGATGGCGATGCAGCCCGCCGGATCGTCGAAGCTGCCGAGGACACCGACGCAGACATGATCGTGATGGGCGCGCGGGGGCTATCGGACCTCAAGGCGCTGATCGTTGGAAGCGTTTCTCAAAAAGTCCAGCATCTCTCTCCAGTGACGGTCGTAAGCGTCCGCTGA
- the rlmF gene encoding 23S rRNA (adenine(1618)-N(6))-methyltransferase RlmF, with amino-acid sequence MAIKPMLHPRNQHREGYDFERLIARSPELEAFTTRNPRGRMTIDFSDVDAVRMLNQALLLTHYDIEFWEIPATYLCPPIPGRVDYIHYLADLLAESNGRKIPHGPDIKALDIGTGASLVYPLIGQHEYGWDFTGVDIDPVSIKSARQICKRNGLNIRLRRQNNPEDIFKGVIEPDDIFHVTLCNPPFHASLEQANKGTRRKWRNLDKGHSKKLNFGGQNAELWCPGGEIGFIARMIEQSLDFADQCLWFTSLVSKKDNLRPLSRLLRNAKVAEFKVVEMGQGQKTSRFVAWTYYPEPQRSL; translated from the coding sequence ATGGCCATCAAACCGATGTTGCACCCACGCAATCAACACCGGGAGGGGTATGACTTCGAACGGCTGATCGCGCGATCACCCGAACTGGAGGCCTTCACGACAAGAAATCCCCGCGGCCGGATGACGATCGATTTTTCGGACGTGGACGCGGTCCGCATGCTCAACCAGGCGCTTTTGCTGACGCACTACGATATTGAGTTCTGGGAGATTCCCGCCACTTACCTCTGCCCCCCGATCCCCGGGCGGGTCGATTACATCCATTATCTGGCGGATCTTCTTGCTGAGAGTAATGGCCGAAAGATCCCGCACGGGCCTGACATCAAGGCTCTGGACATAGGGACAGGTGCCAGCCTCGTATATCCGCTGATTGGTCAGCATGAATATGGCTGGGATTTCACCGGGGTCGACATCGATCCTGTCTCAATCAAATCGGCGCGCCAGATCTGCAAGCGAAACGGCCTGAACATAAGGCTCAGGCGCCAGAACAATCCGGAAGATATCTTCAAAGGGGTCATAGAGCCCGATGACATCTTCCACGTCACCCTGTGCAATCCGCCGTTTCACGCGTCCCTTGAACAGGCAAACAAGGGCACCCGGCGCAAGTGGCGGAACCTTGACAAAGGGCACTCGAAAAAACTTAATTTCGGTGGCCAGAACGCAGAACTTTGGTGCCCCGGTGGCGAGATTGGCTTCATCGCCAGAATGATCGAGCAGAGCCTCGATTTCGCCGATCAATGTCTATGGTTTACCTCCCTGGTCTCCAAGAAAGACAACCTGCGGCCACTCTCCAGACTGCTGAGGAATGCGAAGGTTGCCGAATTCAAGGTCGTCGAAATGGGACAAGGGCAGAAGACAAGCCGGTTTGTTGCTTGGACCTATTACCCTGAACCGCAGCGATCCCTGTAA
- a CDS encoding Lrp/AsnC family transcriptional regulator: MKKLGLDATDIRILSAVQRHGQLSKTRLSEIVNISATPCWARLDRLKAAGYIRGYHADIALERVVDFTQVVVTVSLTHHRKADFERFEAWLYRHDEITECIATGGGMDYVMKAVCRSLTAFQVLMQDMMDAELGVDRYMTYIATRVVKASHPNIAKMAGPVPADRTD, translated from the coding sequence GTGAAGAAGCTGGGCCTCGACGCCACCGATATCCGTATCCTGAGCGCCGTTCAGCGCCATGGGCAGTTGAGCAAGACGCGACTGTCCGAAATCGTGAATATCTCGGCGACGCCTTGCTGGGCACGGCTCGATCGGCTGAAGGCGGCGGGGTATATCAGGGGCTATCACGCCGATATCGCGCTTGAGCGGGTCGTCGACTTTACGCAAGTGGTCGTCACGGTCTCCCTGACCCATCATCGCAAGGCCGATTTCGAAAGGTTCGAAGCGTGGTTGTATCGCCACGACGAGATTACCGAATGCATCGCGACGGGCGGCGGAATGGACTACGTGATGAAAGCTGTTTGCAGGAGCCTCACGGCATTCCAGGTGCTGATGCAGGACATGATGGATGCCGAACTCGGCGTCGATCGTTACATGACCTACATCGCCACTCGCGTGGTCAAAGCCTCCCACCCGAACATCGCAAAAATGGCGGGGCCGGTTCCGGCCGACCGAACGGACTGA
- a CDS encoding glycine cleavage T C-terminal barrel domain-containing protein codes for MKADEFGFGTQIRKSPYFDATVRWGAKGFSVYNHMYIPRDFGDPEQNFWNLVNDAILCDVAVERQVEITGPDAARFVQMLTPRDLSKMAVGQCKYILITNAQGGILNDPILLRLAENHFWISLADSDILLWAQGVAVHSGLDVRICEPDVSPLQLQGPKSGQIMQALFGDEILSLKYYWLRELELDGIPLVVSRTGWSSELGYELYLRDGSKGDALWERIMATGVKFGLKPGHTSSIRRIEGGMLSYHADADINTNPYELGLDRLVNLDMEAEFIGKAALRAIRDEGVTRMQVGLVIDAEPLAGPNTTFWQINQNNEEIGKVTSAIYSPRLERNIALAMVGVSHAQIGMKVEVVLPSGPTLATVVERPFFDPKKALAAA; via the coding sequence ATGAAGGCAGACGAGTTCGGCTTCGGCACCCAGATCCGCAAATCCCCCTATTTCGACGCCACCGTCCGGTGGGGCGCGAAGGGGTTTTCCGTCTACAATCATATGTATATCCCGCGCGACTTCGGCGACCCCGAGCAGAACTTCTGGAACCTGGTCAACGATGCCATCCTGTGCGACGTGGCCGTCGAGCGGCAGGTCGAGATCACGGGTCCCGATGCGGCGCGCTTCGTTCAGATGCTCACGCCGCGCGACCTGTCCAAGATGGCTGTCGGACAGTGCAAATACATCCTGATTACCAATGCACAGGGCGGTATCCTGAACGACCCGATCTTGCTGCGGCTGGCCGAAAACCACTTCTGGATCTCGCTTGCCGATAGCGACATCCTGCTCTGGGCGCAGGGCGTTGCCGTGCATTCCGGCCTCGACGTGCGGATCTGCGAACCCGACGTGTCGCCGCTGCAGCTTCAGGGACCGAAGTCCGGCCAGATCATGCAGGCGCTCTTCGGCGACGAAATCCTGAGCCTCAAATACTACTGGCTGCGTGAGTTGGAGCTCGATGGAATCCCGTTGGTGGTCTCCCGGACCGGATGGTCTAGCGAGCTGGGCTATGAGCTTTATCTCCGCGACGGTTCCAAGGGGGATGCTCTTTGGGAACGGATCATGGCGACGGGCGTGAAGTTCGGGCTGAAGCCGGGTCACACCTCGTCCATTCGGCGCATCGAGGGAGGCATGCTCTCCTACCATGCTGATGCTGACATCAACACCAATCCTTACGAGCTCGGTCTCGACCGACTTGTGAATCTCGATATGGAGGCCGAATTCATCGGCAAGGCAGCGTTGCGAGCCATCCGCGACGAGGGTGTGACGCGGATGCAAGTGGGCCTTGTCATCGACGCGGAGCCTCTGGCGGGGCCGAACACGACCTTCTGGCAGATCAACCAGAATAACGAGGAGATCGGCAAGGTGACGTCCGCCATCTACTCGCCTCGCTTGGAGCGCAATATCGCGCTGGCGATGGTCGGAGTGAGCCACGCGCAGATCGGCATGAAGGTCGAAGTAGTTCTGCCATCCGGTCCGACCCTCGCCACCGTGGTTGAGCGACCCTTCTTCGACCCGAAAAAAGCGCTCGCGGCAGCCTGA
- a CDS encoding zinc-dependent peptidase, whose product MTALLILVIIATGCIGYLFWFKRQKRAHLLNTALPEPQRVIVQQQVPLIRKLPPDLRDRLEGKISLLLDQVDFIGCDGLDVTDEMRLSIAAQACLLIVNSPSWYDHLRTILIYPGAFKSRQAQRNGYVLTERETIRTGESWARGPVVLSWTHAQRGAFNDHDGHNVVFHEFAHQLDDLSGRTDGIPALEKDQSFSGWVTVFAEAYKHHVQQVSHGRRTVIDAYGAEGPEEFFAVLVEVFFERPVELKHAEPALYDQLTTYFRLDPTTWA is encoded by the coding sequence ATGACAGCTTTGCTTATCCTCGTGATCATTGCCACAGGCTGCATTGGATATCTCTTCTGGTTCAAGCGACAGAAGCGCGCCCATCTACTGAATACCGCGCTTCCGGAGCCTCAGCGTGTCATCGTGCAGCAGCAGGTCCCTTTGATCCGGAAACTACCGCCCGACCTGCGAGATCGCCTCGAAGGCAAGATCAGTCTGTTGTTGGACCAGGTCGACTTCATCGGCTGCGATGGCTTGGACGTGACCGATGAAATGCGGCTTTCCATCGCCGCCCAGGCCTGTCTGCTCATCGTCAATTCACCGAGCTGGTATGACCACCTTCGCACTATTCTGATCTATCCCGGAGCCTTCAAGTCCCGGCAGGCTCAGCGCAACGGTTATGTTTTGACAGAGCGCGAGACGATCCGAACCGGGGAGAGCTGGGCGCGCGGTCCGGTCGTTCTGTCTTGGACGCACGCCCAGAGGGGGGCCTTCAACGATCACGATGGCCATAACGTCGTGTTTCATGAATTTGCCCACCAGCTCGACGATCTTTCGGGACGCACTGATGGAATTCCGGCGCTCGAAAAAGACCAAAGCTTTTCTGGCTGGGTGACGGTATTCGCAGAGGCATACAAGCACCATGTTCAGCAAGTGAGCCATGGGCGCCGGACCGTGATCGACGCTTATGGCGCCGAGGGACCGGAAGAGTTTTTCGCCGTTCTGGTCGAGGTATTCTTCGAGCGACCGGTGGAGCTCAAACACGCCGAACCCGCGCTCTACGACCAGCTGACGACATACTTTCGTCTTGACCCCACGACCTGGGCCTGA